The following coding sequences lie in one Agarivorans sp. Alg241-V36 genomic window:
- a CDS encoding pyrimidine dimer DNA glycosylase/endonuclease V, producing MNIFILDQDITRCAEYHCDQHVVKMILESVQMLCTALNKKGFVTPYKSTHVNHPCVLWVEQSYDNYLWLKQLTLALNQEYRFRYNKSVDHKSIAVLNKLGEFKYPSAGLSEFAQAMPEQYKKPNNAVSAYREFYLGEKMAFAKWTKRSAPAWLEQNSIDS from the coding sequence ATGAACATTTTTATCCTAGACCAAGATATAACAAGATGTGCTGAATACCACTGCGATCAACATGTGGTTAAAATGATTTTAGAAAGCGTGCAAATGTTGTGCACTGCATTAAATAAAAAGGGCTTTGTTACTCCTTACAAATCCACGCATGTTAACCATCCTTGCGTATTGTGGGTGGAGCAATCTTACGATAACTATTTGTGGCTCAAACAACTCACTTTAGCCCTGAATCAAGAATACCGGTTTCGCTACAACAAGAGCGTTGATCACAAGTCGATAGCGGTACTGAATAAATTAGGTGAATTTAAGTACCCTAGTGCGGGGCTAAGTGAGTTTGCTCAAGCCATGCCTGAGCAATATAAAAAGCCAAACAACGCGGTGAGTGCTTATAGAGAGTTTTACCTTGGTGAAAAAATGGCATTCGCAAAGTGGACAAAGCGCTCTGCACCAGCTTGGCTTGAGCAAAACTCAATCGATAGTTAA
- a CDS encoding NAD(P)-dependent oxidoreductase has translation MTTVTKATVAFIGLGTMGFPMAGHLSQQGYQVVVYNRTGATAKKWLAKYQGKQAFSPAEAASQADLILTCVGNDQDLQQVYLGEQGIIGAAKSGSILVDHTTASAEIACELATAAKAHQLEFLDAPVSGGEAGAVNGCLTVMVGGEQSTLSKVAAVFDCYAKAVNLIGPVGYGQRCKMVNQLCITGILQGLSEALKLAGAAKLDINKVVEVLQHGAAGSWQLSNRASSMTANEFDFGFAIDWMRKDLAICFDEADKLGVALPLAKQVDNEYAKLQQRGYARADTSVLIKQFDDEQR, from the coding sequence ATGACTACAGTAACTAAAGCCACCGTTGCATTTATTGGTCTTGGAACAATGGGCTTTCCAATGGCGGGTCACTTAAGCCAGCAAGGCTACCAAGTGGTGGTTTACAACCGTACCGGTGCCACTGCTAAAAAGTGGTTAGCCAAGTATCAAGGTAAACAAGCTTTTAGCCCGGCAGAAGCCGCTAGCCAAGCAGACCTAATATTAACTTGTGTTGGCAACGACCAAGACTTGCAGCAGGTTTACCTTGGCGAACAAGGCATTATTGGCGCAGCAAAGTCAGGCAGCATTTTAGTTGACCATACCACCGCTTCGGCAGAGATTGCCTGCGAGCTAGCTACTGCTGCCAAAGCCCATCAGCTAGAGTTTCTCGACGCACCGGTATCAGGTGGTGAAGCCGGTGCAGTAAACGGCTGCCTAACAGTAATGGTAGGCGGAGAACAATCGACCCTAAGCAAAGTAGCAGCCGTTTTTGATTGCTATGCCAAAGCCGTTAACTTAATAGGACCCGTAGGCTATGGTCAGCGCTGCAAAATGGTCAATCAACTTTGTATTACTGGTATCTTGCAAGGTTTATCAGAAGCGCTAAAGCTGGCAGGTGCCGCTAAGCTAGACATCAACAAAGTTGTAGAGGTGCTGCAGCACGGCGCAGCGGGAAGCTGGCAACTGAGCAATCGAGCCAGCAGCATGACAGCCAATGAGTTTGACTTTGGTTTTGCCATTGATTGGATGAGAAAAGACTTAGCAATATGCTTTGATGAAGCAGACAAACTGGGTGTTGCCTTACCATTAGCCAAACAAGTTGATAATGAATATGCCAAGTTACAACAGCGTGGCTATGCTCGCGCCGATACTTCTGTACTTATCAAACAGTTCGACGACGAACAGCGCTAA
- a CDS encoding DUF6500 family protein: MRASLRAHIIKVCQSKIEAKGSNVGLSFYAFFANKNDKPELLMEAARWWIETHQLDHFEKAHKIKALVESEN, translated from the coding sequence ATGAGAGCAAGCTTGCGCGCCCATATTATTAAGGTATGCCAAAGCAAAATTGAGGCTAAAGGTAGTAATGTAGGTTTGTCTTTCTACGCGTTTTTTGCCAATAAAAATGATAAGCCCGAGTTGCTAATGGAAGCCGCCAGGTGGTGGATAGAAACTCACCAGCTCGATCATTTTGAAAAAGCCCACAAGATTAAAGCCTTAGTTGAGTCAGAGAATTAA
- a CDS encoding cation transporter has translation MFRSAVSEKTLLSFSSFSSFLFALLGISLGFWAGSLVIVFDGAYSLVSLALTLVSLGSLALRKHPVFEEQPNKALMIEPAVVAFKGLAISAMCLFSFGSAVLAIVNGGRDVDTGLALVFGLINVVGCIATYLILTRASKQSLLLDAEAKQWLMDSVISGAVLLGFVVAMLLSKSAYAAFAVYADPAMVIIASAYFVWVPLKMTLRALNQLNSIRKLEFSY, from the coding sequence ATGTTTCGCTCCGCTGTATCAGAAAAAACGCTGTTAAGTTTTTCTAGTTTTTCCTCCTTTTTGTTTGCTTTACTCGGTATCAGCCTTGGTTTTTGGGCCGGTTCTTTAGTGATTGTATTTGATGGTGCCTATTCTTTGGTGAGTCTAGCGTTAACGCTAGTTTCATTGGGCTCTCTAGCGTTAAGAAAACACCCTGTATTTGAAGAACAGCCCAATAAAGCGCTAATGATAGAGCCGGCTGTGGTGGCCTTCAAAGGTTTAGCGATTAGTGCTATGTGTTTGTTTTCATTTGGATCTGCAGTATTGGCCATAGTAAATGGTGGCCGCGATGTGGATACCGGTTTAGCCTTGGTGTTCGGGCTGATTAATGTTGTGGGCTGTATAGCGACTTATCTGATCCTCACAAGAGCGAGTAAACAGTCGCTGCTGCTGGATGCAGAAGCGAAACAATGGTTAATGGACAGTGTAATAAGCGGGGCGGTGTTGCTTGGCTTTGTTGTGGCGATGCTATTAAGTAAAAGTGCTTACGCCGCATTTGCAGTATATGCCGATCCGGCAATGGTGATTATTGCCTCAGCCTATTTTGTCTGGGTACCGCTTAAAATGACCCTTCGTGCGTTAAATCAGTTGAACAGTATTAGAAAGCTTGAATTTAGTTACTAG